One segment of Pantoea sp. Lij88 DNA contains the following:
- a CDS encoding relaxase/mobilization nuclease domain-containing protein yields MKGMNKIKRGKNFRGIISYALAPAPHHMTAPMVIGGNLVGITVDELTAEFVKTQKLREDVTKPVWHNSLRLPVGESLTTQQWRNIADDYMKRMGFCDTHLRCYVLHNDKAGQHIHIIASRINVLVDGQLYLGKNENLISTRVIQDVERDHKLTQTKGPSPAEPPKKQRKLTRNEKMMQERTGEKASKKVIQEAIDAILTFFDTITIENFIYELQKQNISATANIASTGKMNGFSFEHQGVAFKASQLGKAYSWSNMSKRITVTQPIEAVAPESIADNENVSNPLEVPPTTTPIPLTANSREHIRSRWLQWIPYLDELVASLKAVSSTILNPLKSNVIYTAIRTGNSETPEFPEVNSQDSARKPQFKPF; encoded by the coding sequence ATGAAGGGTATGAATAAAATTAAAAGGGGTAAGAACTTTCGAGGAATCATCTCGTATGCGCTTGCCCCTGCTCCACATCATATGACTGCACCAATGGTGATTGGTGGCAATCTTGTAGGCATTACTGTAGACGAGCTGACCGCCGAGTTCGTTAAAACACAGAAGCTAAGAGAGGATGTAACGAAACCCGTTTGGCATAACTCTCTTCGTCTGCCTGTTGGTGAATCACTCACAACTCAACAATGGAGGAACATTGCTGACGACTACATGAAAAGAATGGGCTTCTGTGACACTCATCTCCGTTGTTATGTCCTACACAATGATAAAGCTGGTCAGCACATACACATCATTGCTTCCCGTATAAACGTTTTAGTAGATGGACAGCTCTACTTGGGTAAGAACGAGAATCTGATAAGTACCCGTGTAATCCAAGATGTTGAGCGAGACCACAAACTCACTCAAACGAAAGGTCCCTCTCCTGCTGAACCGCCCAAGAAGCAAAGGAAGCTCACTCGTAACGAAAAGATGATGCAGGAAAGGACCGGAGAGAAAGCTTCTAAGAAAGTGATACAAGAGGCTATAGATGCGATCCTTACCTTCTTCGATACCATCACTATCGAAAACTTCATATATGAATTACAAAAGCAAAACATATCAGCGACAGCAAACATCGCATCCACTGGCAAGATGAACGGTTTTTCATTTGAGCATCAGGGAGTCGCTTTTAAGGCATCACAGCTCGGTAAGGCATACAGTTGGTCAAACATGAGTAAACGAATCACCGTCACTCAACCAATAGAGGCTGTTGCTCCTGAATCGATTGCCGACAATGAAAACGTTTCGAATCCCCTTGAAGTTCCTCCCACAACTACACCAATACCCCTTACTGCAAATTCCAGAGAACATATCCGATCTCGCTGGTTGCAATGGATACCTTATCTCGACGAGCTTGTTGCCAGTTTAAAAGCTGTTAGTTCAACGATACTCAATCCTCTCAAAAGTAATGTCATCTATACAGCAATACGAACCGGCAACTCTGAAACACCAGAGTTTCCTGAGGTAAATTCTCAAGACTCGGCAAGAAAACCGCAATTTAAACCTTTTTAA
- a CDS encoding DUF4755 domain-containing protein: MTATTEVKQPNFLMMKRVWIAIALPIVIFYFSGIQGLVQLAIVWIFASIMLLMFAYKKFRIKKLNASTRDHFGEQDGMWSHEFGSTFMKLDQQRGLIHLKEENKQKTYPFSAIKEWRYNLSTTRERAGINKELDRTHDFRESGFYIAVDDVQYPEWRVMFFPQKGDFNSQEGIRDTELQLKRWMKIFDKIINK; encoded by the coding sequence ATGACAGCAACAACTGAAGTAAAACAGCCCAACTTCCTTATGATGAAACGGGTATGGATTGCTATTGCACTTCCAATTGTCATTTTCTATTTCTCTGGAATTCAGGGGTTGGTCCAGCTTGCAATCGTATGGATTTTCGCAAGCATCATGCTCTTGATGTTTGCCTACAAAAAATTCCGAATTAAGAAGTTGAACGCCAGCACCAGAGACCATTTTGGCGAGCAAGACGGGATGTGGAGTCATGAATTTGGTTCCACTTTTATGAAGCTCGACCAGCAAAGAGGACTTATCCATCTCAAGGAAGAGAACAAACAAAAAACCTATCCGTTCTCAGCAATCAAAGAGTGGCGATACAATTTGTCTACTACGAGAGAGCGAGCTGGTATCAACAAAGAACTCGACCGCACCCATGATTTCAGAGAATCGGGCTTTTACATCGCAGTGGACGATGTGCAGTATCCTGAATGGAGAGTTATGTTTTTTCCTCAAAAGGGTGATTTCAACTCACAGGAAGGCATCCGGGATACTGAGCTTCAGCTTAAGCGGTGGATGAAAATCTTTGATAAAATAATTAATAAATAA